The Primulina eburnea isolate SZY01 chromosome 13, ASM2296580v1, whole genome shotgun sequence genome includes a region encoding these proteins:
- the LOC140810877 gene encoding uncharacterized protein has translation MISVIVGLFLTRILTSVVYLGAAVVAFGHHGRSPESFCSIRPRFRQWSSRLRLDCLVLFSGVSQLVYIMEGGGEIPVDEIPLARGRGRGRGRPRVRVVDDTFVEQDTDHLDQLRMDELVARFHSMHLPRFSGSEGAEKAELWISKIEELFDWIEYPPECRLRLAVHQLKDRAKMWWSTTLMTLDAQRIVPSWDIFKLKFKESYCPPSFYSSKAS, from the exons atgatttctGTTATTGTTGGATTGTTTCTTACCAGAATCCTAACCTCAGTTGTTTACTTGGGGGCTGCTGTGGTTGCTTTTGGGCACCATGGTAGATCTCCCGAGTCGTTTTGCAGCATCAGGCCGAGGTTCCGCCAGTGGAGCTCGAGATTGAGGTTGGATTGCTTGGTTCTGTTCAGTGGAGTCTCCCAGTTAGTCTATAT AATGGAGGGAGGTGGAGAAATTCCTGTTGATGAAATTCCTCTAgctcgaggtcgaggtcgtggacgtggtagACCTCGTGTCCGTGTTGTTGATGATACTTTTGTTGAGCAAGATACTGATCATCTAGACCAGCTTAGGATGGATGAATTAGTTGCGCGTTTCCATTCTATGCATCTACCTCGATTCAGTGGTTCGGAGGGAGCCGAGAAAGCTGAATTATGGATTTCTAAGATTGAGGAATTGTTTGATTGGATCGAGTATCCTCCAGAGTGTCGATTGAGATTAGCTGTGCATCAGTTGAAAGATCGTGCTAAAATGTGGTGGTCTACTACATTGATGACTTTAGATGCTCAGAGGATTGTTCCATCGTGGGATATATTCAAGCTGAAGTTTAAGGAGAGTTATTGTCCTCCATCATTCTACAGCTCTAAGGCTTCATAG